A genomic region of Mycolicibacterium poriferae contains the following coding sequences:
- a CDS encoding PaaI family thioesterase, with the protein MAYPSNTPLGRFGIETLEQGPERCVATIPATPLVNPLSHAPTIATLALLVDHLGGLINHCRRGPGQWTVSSELSLEVVPDAVDVLAATPGAPVLGISRPLGRRADDALGLCELSSGGQPLATATVRSFYIAAPDTVAQDWPADAEGVAPGPTLRELMTLDVGETGGAATVLLQGEDAALNNLVGVVHGGISSMGLELAACAEVNRDAEGAPYRTASLRVNFLRPFHSGAQARYVADRLHRGRSTGVAEAKAVGSDGRVAMLGRLTAYR; encoded by the coding sequence ATGGCCTACCCGTCCAACACCCCACTCGGCCGCTTCGGCATCGAGACGCTCGAACAGGGGCCCGAACGCTGTGTGGCCACGATTCCGGCAACACCACTGGTCAATCCGCTGAGCCACGCACCCACCATTGCCACGCTGGCCCTGCTCGTGGATCATCTCGGCGGCCTGATCAACCACTGTCGGCGCGGGCCCGGCCAGTGGACGGTCAGCAGCGAGTTGTCGCTGGAGGTGGTGCCCGACGCGGTGGACGTCCTCGCCGCCACTCCCGGGGCCCCGGTGCTGGGCATCTCGCGCCCGCTGGGCCGTCGCGCCGACGACGCGCTGGGGCTGTGTGAGCTGAGTAGCGGAGGCCAACCGCTCGCGACGGCGACCGTACGGTCGTTCTACATCGCGGCGCCCGACACCGTCGCGCAGGACTGGCCCGCCGACGCCGAAGGCGTCGCTCCCGGGCCGACGCTACGCGAGTTGATGACCCTAGATGTCGGCGAAACCGGCGGTGCGGCAACGGTTCTGCTGCAGGGCGAGGACGCGGCGCTGAACAATCTGGTCGGCGTGGTGCACGGTGGGATCTCGTCGATGGGTCTGGAACTGGCGGCGTGTGCCGAGGTGAACAGGGACGCCGAGGGTGCGCCGTACCGCACCGCGTCGCTGCGGGTCAACTTCCTGCGCCCGTTCCACAGCGGTGCGCAGGCACGGTATGTCGCCGACCGCCTGCACCGGGGGCGCAGCACCGGTGTGGCCGAGGCCAAAGCGGTGGGCAGCGACGGTCGGGTGGCGATGCTCGGCCGACTCACGGCCTATCGCTGA
- a CDS encoding Dps family protein, with translation MTTFTVPGMTDKQGAEVAELLQKALSRYNDLHLTLKHVHWNVVGPNFIGVHEMIDPQVELVRGYADEAAERIAALGTSPKGTPGAIINDRTWDDYSVNRDTVQAHLAALDLVYTGVIEDTRKSIEQLEELDLVSQDMLIAHAGELEKFQWFVRAHLENSGGELVNEGTSTEKSAASKAKNS, from the coding sequence ATGACTACATTCACCGTTCCCGGAATGACAGACAAGCAGGGCGCTGAAGTTGCCGAGCTGCTTCAGAAGGCTCTCAGCAGGTACAACGACCTGCACCTGACCCTCAAGCACGTGCACTGGAACGTCGTGGGCCCGAATTTCATCGGTGTGCACGAGATGATCGACCCGCAGGTCGAGCTGGTCCGCGGATACGCCGACGAGGCCGCCGAGCGGATCGCCGCTCTCGGCACGTCGCCCAAGGGCACCCCCGGCGCGATCATCAACGACCGCACCTGGGATGACTACTCGGTGAACCGGGACACCGTGCAGGCCCACCTGGCCGCCCTGGACCTGGTGTACACCGGCGTCATCGAGGACACCCGCAAGTCCATCGAGCAACTCGAGGAGCTCGACCTGGTGTCCCAGGACATGCTCATCGCCCATGCCGGCGAGCTGGAGAAATTCCAGTGGTTCGTCCGCGCCCACCTGGAGAACTCCGGTGGTGAGCTGGTGAACGAGGGCACCTCGACCGAGAAGTCCGCGGCCAGCAAGGCGAAGAACTCCTGA
- a CDS encoding DNA-3-methyladenine glycosylase family protein gives MRSSASVVFAGPASPGLTLSPLRRGGGDPCYYDDVDGSIWRTSLMRTGPVTARIRRATVDTVDCEAWGPGAVEFTDTLPALLGADDDASGFEPTEPTIAAALRRVPHLRLGRTGRVLEALIPAVIEQRVAGKDAFGSWRRLVTRYGAPAPGPAPARLRVPPGADVWRRIPSWEFHRANVDPGRARTVVGCAQRADALERLVDRPAAAARRALMSLPGVGEWTAAETAQRAFGDPDALSVGDYHLATVVGRSLLGHPIDDAQMVELLEPMRPHRHRAVRLLGASGLAVYARFGPRMPIPNLAEM, from the coding sequence GTGCGCAGTTCGGCCAGCGTGGTGTTCGCCGGCCCCGCCAGCCCCGGGCTGACCCTGAGTCCGCTGCGGCGCGGCGGCGGGGACCCGTGCTACTACGACGATGTCGACGGCTCGATCTGGCGCACCAGTCTGATGCGCACCGGACCCGTGACCGCGCGCATCCGTCGCGCGACGGTCGACACCGTCGACTGCGAGGCGTGGGGGCCGGGGGCCGTCGAGTTCACGGACACACTGCCGGCACTGCTCGGAGCCGACGACGACGCGTCCGGTTTCGAACCCACCGAGCCCACCATCGCCGCGGCGCTGCGCCGGGTACCGCACCTGCGGCTCGGCCGTACCGGGCGGGTGCTCGAGGCGCTGATCCCGGCCGTGATCGAGCAACGGGTGGCCGGTAAGGACGCCTTCGGGTCGTGGCGCCGGCTGGTGACGCGGTACGGCGCCCCCGCCCCGGGGCCGGCGCCGGCACGTCTGCGGGTGCCGCCGGGCGCGGACGTCTGGCGTCGCATTCCGTCGTGGGAGTTCCACCGCGCCAACGTCGACCCCGGACGGGCCCGGACGGTGGTGGGGTGTGCCCAGCGCGCCGACGCGCTGGAGCGTCTGGTCGACCGACCGGCAGCGGCGGCCCGCCGCGCGCTGATGTCGCTGCCCGGAGTGGGGGAGTGGACCGCCGCCGAGACCGCCCAGCGGGCATTCGGAGACCCCGACGCGCTGTCGGTGGGCGACTACCACCTGGCCACCGTGGTGGGCCGCAGCCTGCTCGGGCACCCGATCGACGACGCGCAGATGGTCGAGCTGCTGGAGCCCATGCGCCCGCACCGGCACCGCGCCGTGCGCCTGCTCGGCGCCAGCGGTCTGGCCGTGTACGCCCGCTTCGGGCCACGGATGCCGATTCCGAATCTGGCCGAAATGTGA
- a CDS encoding DUF427 domain-containing protein yields MTDRPVLEPTEAHPITVEPTGRHVVVRVNGEVVAETDAALTLRESSYPAVQYIPLDDVAPGRLKCSDTATYCPFKGDARYYHLTTADGQTVEDAGWTYEAPYPAVAAIAGHLAFYPDKADVGVGS; encoded by the coding sequence ATGACCGACCGACCTGTGCTGGAGCCCACCGAAGCCCATCCCATCACCGTCGAGCCGACCGGCAGGCACGTCGTGGTGCGGGTGAACGGCGAGGTGGTCGCCGAAACCGATGCCGCGCTGACACTGCGCGAGTCCAGCTATCCCGCTGTGCAGTACATCCCGCTGGATGATGTGGCGCCGGGTCGCCTGAAGTGCAGTGACACCGCGACCTACTGTCCCTTCAAGGGCGACGCCAGGTACTACCACCTCACCACCGCGGACGGACAGACCGTCGAGGACGCGGGGTGGACCTACGAGGCGCCCTATCCGGCGGTTGCCGCGATCGCCGGTCATCTCGCGTTCTATCCGGACAAGGCCGATGTCGGAGTCGGCTCCTAG
- a CDS encoding NAD(P)/FAD-dependent oxidoreductase: MPSHAPTPAPTNGHVSHWFDGPPVPRPPLPGSRDADICIVGAGYTGLWTAYYLKQADPSLRIVVLEARFAGFGASGRNGGWLSGLVPGDRERMARQYGRDAVVAWQRALNDAVDEVIDVAARENIDAGIVKGGTLEIARNPAQATRLAAAADAESRWGVDGVATLTAGESAQRIRLAGVLAAYHNPHCARIQPASLARGLADTVQRLGVDLYERSPATEIGPGGVATPWGTVRAPIVLRATEGFTARLPGLRRRWLPMNSSMIATEPIPQRIWEDIGWQGRETLGDTAHGFFYAQRTVDDRIAIGGRSVPYRFGSRLDRDGQVPRRTITRLRQTLHSILPQVADVPIAHGWCGVLAVPRDWEATVDFDPSSGLGWAGGYVGHGVTATNRAARTLTDLVLGRSSALTELPWVGHRSRGWEPEPLRWIGVRGMYLAYQAADWHEFRGSAGTSPIAVIADRIAGRPH, translated from the coding sequence GTGCCCAGCCACGCGCCCACCCCCGCACCCACGAACGGTCACGTCTCGCACTGGTTCGACGGACCGCCGGTGCCCCGCCCGCCGCTACCCGGCAGCCGGGACGCCGACATCTGCATCGTCGGTGCGGGCTACACCGGCCTGTGGACCGCCTACTACCTCAAACAGGCCGACCCGTCGCTGCGCATCGTGGTGCTCGAGGCCCGGTTCGCCGGGTTCGGCGCCTCCGGACGCAACGGGGGCTGGCTGTCCGGACTCGTTCCGGGAGACCGCGAGCGGATGGCCCGTCAGTACGGCCGCGACGCCGTCGTGGCCTGGCAGCGTGCCCTCAACGACGCTGTCGACGAGGTGATCGACGTCGCCGCCCGGGAGAACATCGACGCCGGCATCGTCAAGGGTGGCACCCTCGAGATCGCGCGTAACCCGGCGCAGGCGACCCGGTTGGCCGCGGCCGCCGACGCCGAGAGCCGGTGGGGCGTCGACGGAGTCGCGACTCTCACCGCGGGCGAATCGGCGCAGCGCATCCGGCTTGCCGGAGTGCTTGCCGCGTACCACAACCCGCACTGTGCCCGGATCCAACCCGCCTCGCTGGCACGCGGACTGGCCGACACCGTGCAACGCCTGGGGGTCGACCTGTACGAGCGCTCTCCGGCGACCGAGATCGGCCCGGGTGGCGTCGCCACGCCGTGGGGCACCGTGCGCGCGCCGATCGTGTTGCGCGCCACCGAGGGATTCACCGCCAGGCTGCCCGGGCTGAGACGCCGCTGGCTGCCGATGAACAGCTCGATGATCGCCACCGAACCCATCCCGCAACGGATCTGGGAGGACATCGGCTGGCAGGGCCGGGAGACGCTCGGCGACACCGCGCACGGGTTCTTCTACGCCCAGCGGACCGTCGACGACCGGATCGCCATCGGCGGACGCAGCGTGCCCTACCGGTTCGGTTCCCGGCTCGACCGGGATGGTCAGGTACCGCGACGCACCATCACGCGGCTGCGACAGACGCTGCACTCGATCCTGCCGCAGGTCGCCGACGTGCCGATCGCGCACGGCTGGTGTGGTGTGCTGGCCGTGCCGCGGGACTGGGAGGCGACGGTCGACTTCGACCCGTCCTCGGGGCTGGGTTGGGCCGGCGGGTACGTCGGGCACGGCGTGACCGCCACCAACCGGGCTGCCCGCACGCTGACCGACCTGGTGCTCGGCCGGTCGTCGGCGCTGACGGAGCTGCCCTGGGTCGGGCACCGGTCGCGCGGCTGGGAACCCGAGCCCCTGCGCTGGATCGGCGTGCGCGGCATGTACCTGGCCTACCAGGCCGCCGACTGGCACGAGTTCCGCGGCAGCGCCGGCACCTCGCCGATCGCGGTCATCGCCGACCGGATCGCGGGCCGCCCGCACTGA
- a CDS encoding NAD-dependent epimerase/dehydratase family protein yields MTAPVLVIGANGYLGSHVTRQLVAAGHDVRVMVRDGANTIGIDDLTVTRHVGDIWDSAVLRTAMTGARDVYYCVVDTRGWLNDPTPLFRTNVEGTRNVLEAAVQPDVAAGLRKFVYTSSYVTVDRRRGRTATEADVIPDPTVLTPYVQSRVQAENLVMNYARERGLPAVAMCVSTTYGAGDWGRTPHGAIIAGAAFGKLPFVMGGIELEAVGIDDAAQALIAAADKGRVGERYLVSEKMISNAEVVRIAAEAAGVPAPSRTLPLPAAYAMAALGSLKARLTGTDERLSLGSLRLMRAEAPLDCTKARRELDWRPRPVEESIREAATFWVGLRAAKR; encoded by the coding sequence GTGACCGCGCCCGTGCTCGTCATCGGCGCGAACGGCTACCTCGGCAGCCATGTCACGCGACAGCTCGTCGCCGCCGGACACGACGTCCGGGTGATGGTGCGCGACGGGGCCAACACGATCGGCATCGACGACCTGACCGTGACCCGCCATGTCGGCGACATCTGGGACAGCGCCGTGCTGCGCACGGCCATGACCGGCGCGCGCGACGTCTACTACTGCGTCGTCGACACCCGCGGTTGGCTCAACGACCCGACGCCGCTGTTCCGCACGAACGTCGAGGGCACCCGCAACGTCCTCGAGGCCGCGGTGCAGCCCGACGTCGCCGCCGGGTTGCGGAAATTCGTCTACACCAGCAGCTATGTCACCGTGGACCGGCGCCGCGGCCGGACCGCCACCGAGGCGGACGTGATCCCCGATCCCACGGTGTTGACGCCCTACGTGCAGTCCCGGGTGCAGGCCGAGAACCTGGTGATGAACTATGCGCGGGAACGTGGACTGCCCGCGGTCGCGATGTGCGTGTCGACCACCTACGGCGCCGGTGACTGGGGGCGCACCCCGCACGGGGCGATCATCGCGGGCGCCGCGTTCGGCAAGCTCCCGTTCGTGATGGGAGGCATCGAACTCGAGGCGGTGGGCATCGACGATGCGGCACAGGCCCTGATCGCCGCGGCCGACAAGGGCCGGGTGGGCGAACGCTATCTGGTGTCGGAGAAGATGATCTCCAACGCCGAGGTGGTGCGCATCGCCGCCGAGGCCGCCGGCGTTCCCGCCCCGTCGCGAACCCTGCCGCTTCCCGCGGCCTACGCCATGGCCGCGCTGGGCAGCCTCAAAGCCCGGCTGACGGGCACCGACGAGCGCCTCTCCCTGGGGTCGCTGCGACTGATGCGCGCCGAGGCGCCGCTGGACTGCACCAAGGCACGCCGTGAACTGGATTGGCGCCCGCGACCGGTCGAGGAGTCCATCCGGGAGGCCGCCACGTTCTGGGTGGGTCTGCGGGCCGCCAAGCGTTAG
- a CDS encoding nuclear transport factor 2 family protein — translation MTGNTFSRDELVEAFAGFEKTVDRAAQTRDWDPWVDQYTDDVLYIEHAAGTMRGREQVRPWIWKTMETFPGSYMTSFPSLWAVFDEATGRVICELDNPMRDPGDGTIISATNISIVTYAGDGRWCRQEDIYNPLRFVKATLKWCKKAQELGTLPDEAAAWMTQMGAAR, via the coding sequence GTGACGGGCAACACCTTCAGCCGAGATGAACTCGTCGAGGCATTCGCGGGCTTCGAGAAGACAGTGGACCGGGCGGCGCAGACCCGTGACTGGGATCCCTGGGTCGACCAGTACACCGACGACGTGCTCTACATCGAACACGCGGCGGGCACCATGCGCGGCCGCGAGCAGGTCCGGCCCTGGATCTGGAAGACGATGGAGACCTTCCCGGGCAGCTACATGACGTCGTTCCCGTCCCTGTGGGCGGTGTTCGACGAGGCGACCGGCCGGGTCATCTGCGAGCTGGACAACCCGATGCGCGATCCGGGCGACGGCACGATCATCAGCGCCACCAACATCTCGATCGTCACCTACGCCGGTGACGGCCGCTGGTGCCGCCAGGAGGACATCTACAACCCGCTGAGATTCGTCAAGGCGACGCTGAAATGGTGCAAGAAGGCCCAGGAGCTGGGCACGCTGCCGGACGAGGCGGCGGCGTGGATGACCCAGATGGGTGCCGCGCGGTGA
- the msrB gene encoding peptide-methionine (R)-S-oxide reductase MsrB: protein MTQRYHKNPQAVDALSPEQYRVTQRNGTERPFTGEYWDNHEPGIYVDVVSGEPLFASVDKFDSGSGWPSFTRPLRAADGDGDNIVSKRDFSHLMLRTEVRSAHGDSHLGHVFTDGPSEAGGLRYCINSAALRFVHLDDLEAQGYEQYRGLFADIDDTVEKEQA, encoded by the coding sequence ATGACTCAGCGATACCACAAGAACCCTCAGGCGGTGGACGCGTTGTCGCCGGAGCAGTACCGCGTCACCCAGCGCAACGGCACCGAGCGCCCGTTCACCGGTGAATACTGGGACAACCACGAACCGGGCATCTACGTCGACGTGGTGTCCGGGGAACCGCTGTTCGCCTCGGTCGACAAGTTCGACAGCGGATCGGGCTGGCCGAGCTTCACCCGCCCACTGCGAGCGGCCGACGGTGACGGCGACAACATCGTCTCCAAGCGCGACTTCTCGCACCTGATGCTCCGCACCGAGGTGCGCTCGGCCCACGGCGACAGCCACCTCGGGCACGTGTTCACCGACGGACCGAGCGAGGCGGGCGGGCTGCGCTACTGCATCAACTCCGCGGCGCTGCGGTTCGTCCACCTCGACGACCTCGAAGCGCAGGGCTACGAGCAGTACCGTGGGTTGTTCGCCGATATCGACGACACAGTCGAGAAGGAGCAAGCGTGA
- the msrA gene encoding peptide-methionine (S)-S-oxide reductase MsrA, with amino-acid sequence MSDYKRAVLAGGCFWGMQDLIRKQPGVVSTRVGYTGGQNDHPTYRNHPGHAEAVEIVYDPAQTDYRALLEFFFQIHDPTTKNRQGNDVGTSYRSEIFYVDDEQRQVALDTIADVEASGLWPGKVVTEVSPAPDFWEAEPEHQDYLVHYPGGYTCHFPRPGWKLPKRTEV; translated from the coding sequence GTGAGCGACTACAAGCGAGCCGTTCTGGCCGGCGGCTGTTTCTGGGGCATGCAGGATCTGATCCGCAAGCAGCCGGGCGTGGTGTCCACCCGCGTGGGTTACACAGGCGGGCAGAACGACCATCCGACGTACCGCAACCATCCGGGGCACGCCGAGGCGGTCGAGATCGTCTACGACCCCGCACAGACCGACTACCGTGCGCTGCTGGAGTTCTTCTTCCAGATCCACGATCCGACGACGAAGAACCGGCAGGGCAACGACGTCGGCACCAGCTACCGCTCGGAGATTTTCTACGTCGACGACGAGCAGCGTCAGGTGGCGCTGGACACCATCGCCGACGTCGAGGCCTCCGGACTGTGGCCGGGCAAGGTCGTGACCGAGGTCAGCCCCGCGCCCGACTTCTGGGAGGCCGAACCGGAGCACCAGGACTACCTGGTGCACTACCCGGGTGGCTACACCTGCCACTTCCCGCGGCCGGGCTGGAAGCTGCCCAAGCGCACCGAGGTTTAG
- a CDS encoding cytochrome P450 produces the protein MTEATITTPERSAPTPREVRLPPTPPVPRLIQGLGFTTSRKWTVAQIVRRCGDVFTLQLPVFGRTVIVADPALAKELFMANTEDVGNIQPNLSRVLGSGSVFALDGTDHRRRRRLLTPPFHGKSIRNYEAIFEEETLREAQNWPEGTPFETLEPMMRITLNAILRAVFGADGTHLDELRRIIPPWVTLGSRLAVLPTPARTYGRFSPWGRLARYRRRYDEVIGRLIDAVQADPDFDERDDVLALLLKSTYEDGSSMSRQDIGDELLTLLAAGHETTAATLGWAFERISRHPDVLARLAAEADTEDNEYRQAVILEVQRVRTVIDFAGRHVYAPSFNLGEYTIPQGYSIVVALSQMHHRTQEFSDPDRFDPHRFLGQRPPTFAHIPFGGGTRRCVGAAFANVEMDIVLRTVLRHFVIETTDAPAEKTHSRGVAYTPKSGGRVVVHRR, from the coding sequence ATGACCGAAGCGACGATCACCACCCCCGAACGGAGCGCCCCAACACCCCGTGAGGTGCGCTTGCCACCCACCCCGCCCGTGCCCCGGTTGATCCAGGGGCTGGGCTTCACGACGTCACGCAAATGGACAGTGGCCCAGATCGTCCGCCGATGCGGAGACGTGTTCACGCTGCAGCTGCCGGTTTTCGGCCGCACCGTGATCGTCGCCGACCCGGCACTGGCCAAGGAGCTGTTCATGGCCAACACCGAGGACGTCGGCAACATCCAGCCCAACCTGTCCCGGGTACTCGGATCGGGCTCGGTGTTCGCCCTCGACGGCACCGACCATCGGCGGCGGCGACGGTTGCTCACACCACCGTTCCACGGCAAGAGCATTCGCAACTACGAGGCCATCTTCGAAGAGGAGACACTGCGGGAAGCCCAGAACTGGCCCGAGGGCACGCCGTTCGAGACCCTCGAACCGATGATGCGCATCACCCTCAACGCCATCCTGCGGGCGGTGTTCGGCGCGGACGGAACGCATCTGGACGAGCTGCGCCGCATCATCCCGCCGTGGGTCACCCTCGGTTCCCGACTGGCGGTGCTGCCCACCCCGGCACGCACCTACGGCCGGTTCAGCCCCTGGGGGCGGCTGGCGCGCTACCGTCGGCGTTACGACGAGGTGATCGGCCGACTGATCGACGCCGTGCAGGCCGACCCGGACTTCGACGAACGCGACGACGTGCTGGCGCTGCTGCTGAAGAGCACCTACGAGGACGGTTCGTCGATGTCGCGCCAGGACATCGGCGACGAACTGCTCACGCTGCTGGCCGCCGGCCACGAGACCACCGCCGCCACGCTGGGATGGGCCTTCGAGCGCATCAGCCGCCACCCCGACGTGCTGGCCAGGTTGGCCGCCGAGGCCGACACCGAGGACAACGAATACCGGCAGGCGGTCATCCTCGAGGTGCAGCGGGTCCGTACCGTCATCGACTTCGCCGGACGCCACGTGTACGCGCCCTCGTTCAATCTCGGCGAGTACACCATCCCGCAGGGCTACTCGATCGTCGTCGCGCTGTCCCAGATGCACCACCGCACCCAGGAATTCTCCGACCCGGACCGGTTCGACCCGCACCGATTCCTCGGACAGCGCCCGCCCACGTTCGCGCACATCCCGTTCGGCGGCGGCACCCGGCGCTGCGTGGGCGCCGCCTTCGCCAACGTAGAGATGGACATCGTGCTGCGAACGGTGTTACGGCACTTCGTGATCGAAACCACCGACGCCCCCGCCGAGAAGACCCACTCGCGGGGCGTGGCCTATACGCCCAAGAGCGGAGGCCGGGTGGTCGTGCACCGCCGGTGA
- a CDS encoding TetR/AcrR family transcriptional regulator, giving the protein MTAVPADAAVTDRLLDGLAASVRERGYRDTTVADIVRHARTSKRTFYEQFDSKDRCLIELLRRNNDDLIAAILAAVDTQADWRIQIRQSVDAYVEHIGARPAITLSWIREAPALGAAAQPLHRQAMVKLTDMLVTLTANPGFRRAGISPVPASTALILLGGIRELTALLVEDGGDVHEIAGPAVAAATALLGPH; this is encoded by the coding sequence ATGACCGCCGTTCCCGCCGACGCGGCGGTGACCGATCGACTGCTCGACGGCTTGGCGGCCTCGGTCCGCGAGCGCGGCTACCGCGACACGACCGTCGCCGACATCGTCCGGCACGCGCGCACGTCCAAGCGCACCTTCTACGAGCAGTTCGACAGCAAGGACCGCTGCCTGATCGAGTTGCTACGCCGTAACAACGACGACCTCATCGCCGCCATCCTGGCCGCGGTCGACACCCAGGCGGACTGGCGGATCCAGATCCGCCAATCCGTCGACGCCTACGTCGAGCACATCGGCGCCCGGCCCGCCATCACCCTGAGCTGGATCAGGGAGGCGCCGGCACTGGGCGCTGCGGCGCAGCCGTTGCACCGCCAGGCCATGGTGAAACTCACCGACATGTTGGTGACGCTGACCGCTAACCCGGGATTTCGCCGCGCCGGTATCAGCCCGGTCCCCGCTTCCACCGCGCTGATCCTGTTGGGCGGCATACGGGAACTCACCGCGCTTCTGGTCGAAGACGGTGGTGACGTCCACGAGATCGCCGGACCCGCGGTGGCCGCGGCAACGGCGCTGCTCGGTCCGCACTGA
- a CDS encoding TetR/AcrR family transcriptional regulator yields the protein MSDPALESTRRRLTARQADTVERLGRAAVELLARDGFAALTVRRVAAEAGVGAATAYTYFSSKEHLVAEVFWRRLAGSPHVDHESDDPVARVIDVLGHISLLVADEPEFAGAVTTALLGKDPDVEVLRLRIGRDIRDRLASALGPQTDPDVIDTLEMLYSGVLVRAGMGYVSYDEIARRLERSARLILG from the coding sequence GTGTCCGATCCGGCTCTGGAGTCGACTCGGCGCCGTCTGACGGCCCGACAGGCCGACACCGTGGAACGGTTGGGCCGGGCCGCGGTCGAGCTGCTCGCCCGGGACGGATTCGCCGCTCTGACCGTGCGCCGGGTGGCCGCGGAGGCGGGCGTGGGCGCCGCCACGGCCTACACGTATTTCTCGTCCAAGGAGCATCTGGTGGCCGAGGTGTTCTGGCGCCGGCTGGCCGGTTCGCCCCACGTCGATCACGAGTCGGATGATCCCGTCGCCCGGGTGATCGACGTGCTCGGACACATCTCGCTCCTGGTCGCCGACGAGCCGGAGTTCGCCGGTGCCGTGACGACCGCGCTGTTGGGCAAGGACCCCGACGTCGAGGTGTTGCGGCTGCGCATCGGCCGCGACATCCGCGACCGGCTGGCCAGCGCGCTGGGGCCTCAGACCGATCCGGACGTGATCGATACGTTGGAGATGCTGTACTCCGGGGTGCTGGTCCGGGCCGGCATGGGTTACGTCTCCTACGACGAGATCGCGCGCCGACTCGAGAGGTCGGCGCGCCTGATCCTCGGGTGA
- a CDS encoding class I SAM-dependent methyltransferase: MSDTTAHPDTALPPAAAALFELAERVTGFMPADEGRALYDAALHYLGDGVAVEIGTYCGKSTVMLGAAAQQTGGLLYTVDHHHGSEEHQAGWEYHDSSMVDPVTGLFDTLPTLRHTLDAAGLDDHVVAIVGRSPVIARGWRTPLRLLFIDGGHTEEAARRDFDGWARWVSVGGALIIHDVFPDPADGGQAPFHIYRRALDTAEFREVAATGSMRVLERTTGDPGTLGGA; the protein is encoded by the coding sequence ATGAGCGATACGACGGCGCACCCCGACACCGCGTTGCCCCCGGCTGCCGCCGCCCTGTTCGAGCTCGCCGAACGCGTCACCGGTTTCATGCCCGCTGATGAGGGCCGCGCCCTCTACGACGCCGCGCTGCACTATCTGGGAGACGGCGTCGCGGTGGAGATCGGGACGTACTGCGGCAAGTCCACCGTCATGCTCGGCGCTGCCGCCCAGCAGACCGGTGGGCTGTTGTACACCGTCGACCATCACCACGGCTCCGAGGAGCATCAGGCCGGCTGGGAATACCACGACTCCTCGATGGTCGACCCCGTCACCGGCCTGTTCGACACCCTGCCGACGCTGCGCCACACCCTCGACGCCGCGGGCCTCGACGACCACGTGGTGGCGATCGTGGGACGCTCGCCGGTGATCGCGCGCGGTTGGCGAACCCCGTTGCGGCTCTTGTTCATCGACGGCGGCCACACCGAGGAGGCGGCCCGCCGCGACTTCGACGGCTGGGCCCGGTGGGTGTCGGTCGGCGGGGCACTGATCATCCACGACGTCTTTCCCGACCCCGCCGACGGCGGGCAGGCGCCCTTCCACATCTACCGCCGCGCGTTGGACACCGCGGAGTTCCGCGAGGTCGCGGCAACCGGCTCGATGCGGGTGCTCGAACGCACGACGGGCGATCCGGGCACGCTCGGCGGCGCGTAG